In the Phenylobacterium soli genome, CGCTGGGCTTGGGATTGCTGTTCAGCAGGGCGGTGGCCGACATGATCTGGCCGGGCTGGCAGTAGCCGCACTGGGCCACGTCGAGCTCGCTCCAGGCGGCCTGGACCTTCTGGCCGTTGGGCGTCGCGCCGATCCCCTCGATGGTGGTGACCCTGGCCGCGCCGATGGCCGAGACCGGCGCCTGGCAGGAGCGGATCGGCTGGCCGTCGAGGTGCACCGTGCAGGCGCCGCACTGGCCGACGCCGC is a window encoding:
- a CDS encoding (2Fe-2S)-binding protein gives rise to the protein MAIKLNINGKVLTADVDPDTPLLWVLRDTLGIVGPKYGCGVGQCGACTVHLDGQPIRSCQAPVSAIGAARVTTIEGIGATPNGQKVQAAWSELDVAQCGYCQPGQIMSATALLNSNPKPSDADIDAAMSGNICRCATYTRIRAAIKRASGQPVEA